The following coding sequences are from one Oryzisolibacter sp. LB2S window:
- the glpK gene encoding glycerol kinase GlpK has translation MTYLLALDQGTSSSRSIVFDTRGHIVALAQQELPQIYPQPGWVEHDPMEIWRTQLATARQALAQAGITAAQVRAIGITNQRETTVLWHRRTGQPLHHAIVWQDRRAEPTCARLREAGHAATIAAKTGLLVDAYFSATKLQWLLDHVPGARAQAERGELAFGTVDSWLIWQLTGGRRHVTDVSNASRTMLLDVHRNQWDDELLGLLNIPRSLMPEVLPSASDFGHTQADLLGGAIAIGGVAGDQQAALFGQACFSAGMAKNTYGTGCFMLMHTGGQFQASENGLITTSAAQPDAAPAYALEGSVFVGGAVVQWLRDGLNAIRASSEVQQLAQSVPDSGGVMLVPAFTGLGAPYWKPDARGTITGLTRGTTLAHIARAALESIAYQSAALLGAMSRDAVAAGGAPVSELRVDGGACVNDLLMQFQADLLGIPVVRPACVETTALGAAYLAGLSCGIYASQEELTRLWRAERQFVPTLPRDQALALMARWEHAVAQTVLPTP, from the coding sequence ATGACCTATCTGCTCGCCCTCGACCAAGGCACCTCCAGCTCGCGCAGCATCGTCTTCGACACCCGGGGCCACATCGTGGCGCTGGCGCAGCAGGAGCTGCCGCAGATCTACCCCCAGCCCGGCTGGGTCGAGCATGACCCGATGGAGATCTGGCGCACCCAGCTGGCCACGGCGCGCCAGGCGCTGGCGCAGGCGGGCATAACCGCCGCGCAGGTGCGCGCCATAGGCATCACCAACCAGCGCGAGACCACCGTGCTGTGGCACCGCAGGACGGGCCAGCCCCTGCACCACGCCATCGTCTGGCAGGACCGGCGCGCCGAGCCCACCTGCGCGCGCCTGCGCGAGGCCGGCCACGCGGCCACCATCGCGGCCAAGACCGGGCTGCTCGTCGACGCCTATTTCTCCGCCACCAAGCTGCAGTGGCTGCTCGACCATGTGCCCGGCGCGCGCGCCCAGGCCGAGCGCGGCGAGCTCGCCTTCGGCACCGTGGACAGCTGGCTCATCTGGCAGCTCACGGGCGGGCGGCGCCATGTCACTGACGTCTCCAACGCCAGCCGCACCATGCTGCTGGACGTGCACCGCAACCAGTGGGACGACGAGCTGCTCGGGCTCCTGAACATCCCGCGCAGCCTGATGCCCGAGGTGCTGCCCTCGGCCAGCGACTTCGGCCACACCCAGGCCGACCTGCTCGGCGGCGCCATCGCCATCGGTGGCGTGGCCGGCGACCAGCAGGCCGCGCTGTTCGGCCAGGCCTGCTTCTCGGCGGGCATGGCCAAGAACACCTATGGAACGGGCTGCTTCATGCTCATGCACACGGGCGGGCAGTTCCAGGCCAGCGAAAACGGCCTCATCACGACCAGCGCGGCCCAGCCCGACGCGGCGCCGGCATATGCGCTCGAGGGCAGCGTCTTCGTCGGCGGCGCCGTGGTGCAATGGCTGCGCGACGGGCTCAACGCGATTCGCGCGAGCAGCGAGGTGCAGCAGCTCGCGCAAAGCGTGCCCGACTCGGGCGGCGTGATGCTGGTGCCGGCCTTCACCGGCCTGGGCGCGCCCTATTGGAAGCCCGACGCGCGCGGCACCATCACGGGCCTGACGCGCGGCACCACGCTCGCCCACATCGCACGCGCGGCGCTCGAATCGATTGCCTACCAGAGCGCGGCCCTGCTCGGCGCCATGAGCCGCGACGCCGTGGCCGCGGGCGGCGCCCCCGTGTCCGAGCTGCGCGTGGACGGCGGCGCCTGCGTGAACGACCTGTTGATGCAATTCCAGGCCGACCTGCTCGGCATCCCCGTCGTGCGCCCGGCCTGCGTGGAGACCACGGCCCTGGGCGCGGCCTATCTCGCGGGACTGTCCTGCGGCATCTACGCCAGCCAGGAGGAGCTGACCCGCCTGTGGCGCGCCGAGCGCCAGTTCGTGCCCACCCTGCCCCGGGACCAGGCCCTGGCCCTCATGGCGCGCTGGGAGCATGCGGTGGCGCAGACGGTGCTGCCCACGCCATGA
- a CDS encoding Dps family protein, whose protein sequence is MAKATKTTKAPKTSAAEQGIAAPGIRIGISDKDRAAIAQGLSRLLADTYTLYLTTHNFHWNVTGPMFNTLHTMFMEQYTELWNAADPIAERIRALGHVAPGSYAAFGKLASIADAPAEPPKALEMVRILVLGHEAVARTARELFPLADKACDEPTADLLTQRMTVHEQTAWMLRSLLED, encoded by the coding sequence ATGGCCAAAGCCACAAAAACCACCAAGGCACCCAAGACCTCCGCCGCCGAACAGGGCATCGCCGCACCCGGCATCCGCATCGGCATCAGCGACAAGGACCGCGCCGCCATCGCACAGGGGCTGTCGCGCCTGCTGGCCGACACCTACACGCTGTACCTGACCACGCACAACTTCCACTGGAACGTGACGGGGCCCATGTTCAACACCCTGCACACCATGTTTATGGAGCAGTACACCGAGCTGTGGAACGCGGCCGACCCGATCGCCGAGCGCATCCGCGCGCTGGGCCATGTGGCGCCGGGCTCCTATGCGGCGTTCGGCAAGCTCGCCTCCATCGCCGACGCGCCCGCCGAGCCGCCCAAGGCACTGGAGATGGTGCGCATCCTGGTGCTTGGCCACGAGGCCGTGGCCCGCACCGCGCGCGAGCTCTTCCCGCTGGCCGACAAGGCCTGCGACGAGCCCACGGCCGACCTGCTCACCCAGCGCATGACGGTGCACGAGCAGACGGCGTGGATGCTGCGCTCGCTGCTAGAAGATTGA
- a CDS encoding LysR substrate-binding domain-containing protein: MTLTELKYIVAVAREKHFGRAADACYVSQPTLSVAVKKLEDELDVKIFERSAGDVSVTALGEEIVRQAQSVLEQAAEIKEIAKRGKDPLAGPLTLGVIYTIGPYLLPELVRHSIARTPQMPLMLQENFTVKLLEMLRTGEIDCAILAEPFPDTGLAIAPLYDEPFLAAVPASHPLAERRSVSALELKNETMLLLGAGHCFRDHVLEVCPEFARFASNAEGIRRTFEGSSLETIKHMVSAGMGVTLVPRLSVPRDALHTGARRRKSDDAHIRYLPVVETDGSAPPMRRVVLVWRRSFTRYEAIAALRNAIYACELPGVKRLS; the protein is encoded by the coding sequence ATGACGCTCACAGAACTCAAGTACATCGTCGCCGTCGCGCGCGAAAAGCATTTCGGCCGTGCGGCCGACGCCTGCTATGTCTCGCAGCCGACGCTGTCGGTGGCCGTGAAAAAGCTCGAGGACGAGCTCGACGTGAAGATCTTCGAGCGCAGCGCGGGCGATGTCTCGGTGACGGCGCTGGGCGAGGAGATCGTGCGCCAGGCGCAGAGCGTGCTGGAGCAGGCGGCCGAGATCAAGGAGATCGCCAAGCGCGGCAAGGACCCGCTGGCCGGCCCGCTGACGCTGGGCGTGATCTACACCATAGGCCCCTATCTGCTGCCCGAGCTCGTGCGCCACTCCATCGCGCGCACGCCGCAGATGCCGCTGATGCTGCAGGAGAACTTCACGGTCAAGCTGCTGGAGATGCTGCGCACGGGAGAGATCGACTGCGCCATCCTCGCCGAGCCCTTTCCCGACACGGGCCTGGCCATCGCGCCGCTGTATGACGAGCCCTTTCTCGCGGCCGTGCCCGCCAGCCACCCGCTGGCCGAGCGCAGGTCGGTGTCGGCGCTGGAGCTCAAGAACGAGACCATGCTGCTGCTCGGCGCGGGACACTGCTTTCGCGACCATGTGCTCGAGGTCTGCCCCGAGTTCGCGCGTTTTGCGAGCAATGCCGAGGGCATACGCCGCACCTTCGAGGGTTCGTCGCTCGAGACCATCAAGCACATGGTCTCGGCCGGCATGGGCGTGACACTGGTGCCGCGCCTGTCCGTGCCGCGCGACGCGCTGCATACGGGCGCGCGCCGGCGCAAGAGTGACGACGCGCATATCCGCTACCTGCCCGTGGTCGAGACCGACGGCAGCGCCCCGCCCATGCGCCGCGTGGTGCTGGTGTGGCGGCGCAGCTTCACGCGCTACGAGGCCATCGCCGCGCTGCGCAACGCCATCTATGCCTGCGAGCTGCCGGGCGTCAAGCGCCTGAGCTGA
- a CDS encoding DeoR/GlpR family DNA-binding transcription regulator: MYTHNPRQLQLLQVLRQRHSASVEALAEQLGVTLQTVRRDVQRLAEEGLVTRFHGGVRMPGSTVENLAHTQRENLNAEGKARIARAVAAQVPQGCSLILNIGTTTEAIARALLQHRGLRVITNNLNVAAILCANPDCEVIVAGGVVRARDRAIVGEAAVDFMRQFRVDIAVIGISGIESDGTLRDFDLREVKVAQTIIAQAREVWLAADHSKFGRPAMVQLATLAQIDRLFTDAPPPEPFPALLHDAAVECTVAQPH, encoded by the coding sequence ATGTACACCCACAACCCACGCCAACTGCAACTGCTCCAGGTTCTGCGCCAGCGCCACAGCGCCAGCGTCGAGGCGCTGGCCGAACAACTGGGCGTCACGCTGCAGACCGTGCGCCGCGACGTGCAGCGGCTGGCCGAGGAGGGCCTGGTCACGCGCTTTCACGGCGGCGTGCGCATGCCCGGCTCCACGGTGGAGAACCTGGCCCACACCCAGCGCGAGAACCTCAACGCCGAGGGCAAGGCGCGCATCGCACGCGCGGTGGCGGCCCAGGTGCCCCAGGGCTGCTCGCTGATACTGAACATCGGCACGACCACCGAGGCCATTGCGCGCGCGCTCCTGCAGCACCGGGGGCTGCGCGTCATCACCAACAACCTCAACGTGGCCGCCATCCTCTGCGCCAACCCGGACTGCGAGGTCATCGTCGCCGGCGGCGTGGTGCGCGCGCGCGACCGCGCCATCGTGGGCGAGGCGGCGGTGGACTTCATGCGCCAGTTCCGCGTGGACATCGCCGTGATCGGCATCTCCGGCATCGAGAGCGACGGCACGCTGCGCGACTTCGATCTGCGCGAGGTGAAGGTGGCGCAGACCATCATCGCCCAGGCGCGCGAGGTCTGGCTGGCCGCCGACCACAGCAAGTTCGGCCGGCCGGCCATGGTGCAGCTCGCCACGCTGGCGCAGATCGACCGGCTGTTCACCGACGCGCCGCCGCCCGAGCCCTTCCCCGCCTTGCTGCACGATGCGGCCGTGGAATGCACGGTCGCGCAGCCCCATTGA
- the ubiA gene encoding 4-hydroxybenzoate octaprenyltransferase, which produces MSSTPRSRLSLYLDLIRFNRPAGWLVLVWPTLVALWVAAGGFPGWHLLIVFVAGTVLMRSAGCCINDIADRDFDRHVKRTTERPITSGQLGVKEAALVGAVLALVALALVLTTRWEAVAWSVPAVAFTILYPFTKRFFAMPQAFLGIAFNFGIVIAFAAVLGRVPGQAWVLWLANMFLVLAYDTEYAMVDRDDDLKIGMKTSAITLGRFDVAAIMLFFVLCLALTAAVLAPLGLGWPLWLGLAVAAAQVAWHYTLIRGRTREGCFVAFSKSHWIGVAIFAGVALGFALR; this is translated from the coding sequence ATGTCCTCCACCCCGCGCAGCCGCCTGTCCCTCTATCTCGACCTGATCCGCTTCAACCGCCCGGCCGGCTGGCTGGTGCTGGTGTGGCCCACGCTGGTGGCGCTGTGGGTGGCGGCCGGGGGCTTTCCGGGCTGGCATCTGCTGATCGTGTTCGTGGCCGGCACGGTGCTCATGCGCAGCGCCGGCTGCTGCATCAACGACATTGCCGACCGCGACTTCGACCGCCATGTCAAGCGCACCACCGAGCGGCCCATCACCAGCGGTCAGCTCGGCGTGAAGGAGGCGGCGCTGGTCGGCGCGGTGCTGGCGCTCGTCGCCCTGGCGCTGGTGCTGACCACGCGCTGGGAGGCCGTGGCCTGGTCGGTGCCGGCCGTGGCCTTCACCATCCTCTACCCGTTCACCAAGCGCTTCTTCGCCATGCCCCAGGCCTTTCTGGGCATTGCGTTCAACTTCGGCATCGTGATTGCCTTTGCCGCCGTGCTGGGCCGCGTGCCGGGCCAGGCCTGGGTGCTGTGGCTGGCCAACATGTTTCTGGTGCTGGCCTATGACACCGAGTACGCCATGGTGGACCGCGACGACGATCTCAAGATCGGCATGAAGACCTCGGCCATCACGCTCGGGCGCTTCGACGTGGCGGCCATCATGCTGTTCTTCGTGCTGTGCCTGGCGCTCACGGCCGCGGTGCTCGCGCCCCTGGGCCTGGGCTGGCCGCTGTGGCTGGGCCTGGCCGTGGCGGCGGCGCAGGTGGCGTGGCACTACACGCTGATCCGCGGCCGCACGCGCGAGGGCTGCTTCGTCGCCTTCAGCAAGAGCCACTGGATTGGCGTGGCCATCTTCGCGGGCGTGGCGCTGGGGTTTGCGCTGCGCTGA
- the proC gene encoding pyrroline-5-carboxylate reductase has product MSTSAPTLPPIAFIGGGNMASAIIGGLIRRGQPAGQIEVVEPLESARAMLAQQFGIAAQAAPTAALARVGLVVWAVKPQTFKEAAQQAAPHTAGALHLSVAAGIRTASIAQWLGSERIVRAMPNTPALIGQGMTGLYAASGVGAQERALVEQVIATTGSHLWVEQEPLLDAVTALSGSGPAYVFYFLEAMTTAGVDMGLTREQARQLAVTTFSGAAELARRSSETLAQLRQRVTSKGGTTHAAIESMEADQIAQRFMRALDAAEHRARELGDEFGSAA; this is encoded by the coding sequence ATGAGCACCAGCGCCCCCACCCTTCCCCCCATTGCCTTCATCGGCGGCGGCAACATGGCCAGCGCCATCATCGGCGGACTGATCCGCCGCGGCCAGCCCGCCGGCCAGATCGAGGTGGTCGAGCCCCTGGAGTCCGCGCGTGCCATGCTCGCGCAGCAGTTCGGCATCGCGGCACAGGCCGCGCCCACGGCGGCGCTCGCGCGTGTCGGGCTGGTGGTCTGGGCCGTCAAGCCGCAGACCTTCAAGGAGGCCGCGCAGCAGGCGGCGCCGCACACCGCGGGCGCGCTGCACCTGAGCGTGGCCGCGGGCATACGCACGGCCAGCATCGCCCAATGGCTGGGCAGCGAGCGCATCGTGCGCGCCATGCCCAACACGCCGGCCCTGATCGGCCAGGGCATGACCGGCCTGTACGCGGCCAGCGGCGTCGGCGCGCAGGAGCGCGCGCTGGTCGAGCAGGTCATCGCCACCACGGGCAGTCATCTGTGGGTGGAGCAGGAGCCGCTGCTCGACGCCGTCACGGCCCTGTCGGGCTCGGGCCCGGCCTATGTGTTCTATTTCCTCGAGGCCATGACCACGGCCGGCGTGGACATGGGCCTCACGCGCGAGCAGGCACGCCAGCTCGCAGTCACCACCTTCTCCGGCGCGGCCGAGCTCGCGCGCCGCTCGAGCGAAACCCTGGCCCAGCTGCGCCAGCGCGTGACCTCCAAGGGCGGCACCACACATGCGGCCATCGAATCCATGGAGGCCGACCAGATCGCCCAGCGCTTCATGCGTGCACTCGACGCGGCCGAGCACCGCGCGCGCGAGCTCGGTGACGAGTTCGGCAGCGCCGCCTGA
- the recG gene encoding ATP-dependent DNA helicase RecG, translating into MAAAMTERKSPAQQALVKLGLTRDIDLALHLPLRYEDETRITPIRSAREGETVQIEATVTASEVQLRPRRQLVVTVEDGTGSCELRFFSFYPSHQKTLAVGARLRVRGEVRGGFWGRQMVHPAFRKAEGELPAALTPVYPTVAQLPQAYLRRAIATALSRVQLPETLPPGLEPPLARFDRTNGLQRPWSLRESLLFLHHPTPDVALATLQDHSHPAWQRLKAEELLAQQLSQLTAKRERARLRAPVLRPRPEAGAGALHEQLLARLPFDLTAAQRRVCEEIARDLARAVPMHRLLQGDVGSGKTVVAALAATVCIDAGWQCALMAPTEILAEQHFAKLIGWLEPLLAVRGQQVAWLVGGQKKKERAAMLERIESGSAALVVGTHAVIQEQVRFKNLALAVIDEQHRFGVAQRLALRQKLHSDGSSDAMEPHMLMMSATPIPRTLAMSYYADLDVSTIDELPPGRTPVVTKLIADSRRHEVVERIGAQVAAGRQVYWVCPLIEESEALDLSNATATHAELAEALQGVSVGLLHSRMPTAEKKAVMEEFKSGTMGVLVSTTVIEVGVDVPNASLMVIEHAERFGLSQLHQLRGRVGRGAAASACVLLYSTGDSGRLGETARDRLKAMAETNDGFEIARRDLDIRGPGEFLGARQSGDALLRFADLATDTLLLDWAREVAPVMLDRHPQLAERHVQRWLGGKSDYLKA; encoded by the coding sequence ATGGCGGCGGCGATGACGGAGCGCAAGAGCCCCGCCCAGCAGGCCCTGGTCAAGCTGGGTCTGACGCGCGACATCGACCTGGCCCTGCACCTGCCGTTGCGCTACGAGGACGAAACCCGCATCACGCCGATCAGGAGCGCGCGCGAGGGCGAGACGGTGCAGATCGAGGCCACGGTCACGGCCAGCGAGGTGCAGCTGCGCCCGCGCCGCCAGCTCGTGGTGACGGTGGAGGACGGCACGGGCAGCTGCGAACTGCGCTTCTTCAGCTTCTACCCCTCGCACCAGAAGACCCTGGCCGTGGGCGCGCGCCTGCGCGTGCGCGGCGAGGTGCGCGGCGGCTTCTGGGGCCGGCAGATGGTGCACCCGGCGTTCCGCAAGGCCGAAGGGGAGCTGCCCGCGGCGCTCACGCCCGTCTACCCCACGGTGGCGCAGCTGCCCCAGGCCTATCTGCGCCGCGCCATTGCCACGGCGCTCTCACGCGTGCAGCTGCCCGAGACCCTGCCGCCGGGCCTGGAGCCGCCGCTCGCGCGGTTTGATAGAACAAATGGCCTGCAGCGCCCGTGGAGTCTGCGCGAATCGCTATTGTTTTTGCATCACCCCACGCCCGATGTGGCGCTGGCCACGCTGCAGGACCACAGCCACCCGGCCTGGCAACGCCTGAAGGCCGAGGAACTGCTCGCGCAGCAGCTCTCGCAGCTCACGGCCAAGCGCGAGCGCGCGCGCCTGCGCGCCCCGGTGCTGCGCCCGCGGCCCGAGGCCGGCGCCGGCGCGCTGCACGAGCAGCTGCTGGCCCGGCTGCCGTTTGACCTCACGGCCGCGCAGCGCCGCGTCTGCGAGGAGATCGCGCGCGACCTCGCGCGGGCCGTGCCCATGCACCGGCTGCTGCAGGGCGACGTGGGCTCGGGCAAGACCGTGGTCGCGGCGCTCGCGGCCACCGTGTGCATCGACGCGGGCTGGCAATGCGCGCTGATGGCGCCGACCGAGATCCTGGCCGAGCAGCATTTCGCCAAGCTCATAGGCTGGCTCGAGCCGCTCCTGGCCGTGCGCGGCCAGCAGGTGGCCTGGCTCGTCGGCGGGCAGAAGAAGAAGGAGCGCGCCGCCATGCTCGAGCGGATCGAGAGCGGCAGCGCGGCCCTGGTCGTGGGCACGCATGCGGTGATCCAGGAGCAGGTGCGCTTCAAGAACCTGGCGCTGGCCGTGATCGACGAGCAGCACCGCTTCGGCGTGGCCCAGCGCCTGGCGCTGCGGCAGAAGCTGCACAGCGACGGCAGCAGCGACGCCATGGAGCCGCACATGCTGATGATGAGCGCCACGCCGATTCCGCGCACCCTGGCCATGAGCTACTACGCGGATCTGGACGTGTCCACCATCGACGAACTGCCGCCCGGGCGCACGCCCGTGGTCACCAAGCTCATCGCCGACAGCCGCCGGCACGAGGTCGTCGAACGCATAGGCGCGCAGGTGGCCGCGGGCCGGCAGGTGTACTGGGTCTGCCCACTCATCGAGGAGAGCGAGGCGCTGGACCTGTCCAACGCCACGGCCACGCATGCGGAGCTGGCCGAGGCCCTGCAGGGCGTGAGCGTGGGCCTGCTGCACTCGCGCATGCCCACGGCCGAGAAAAAGGCCGTGATGGAGGAATTCAAGAGCGGGACCATGGGCGTGCTGGTCTCCACCACCGTCATCGAGGTCGGCGTGGATGTGCCCAATGCCTCGCTCATGGTCATCGAGCATGCCGAGCGCTTCGGCCTGTCGCAGCTGCACCAGCTGCGCGGGCGCGTGGGGCGCGGCGCGGCGGCCTCGGCCTGCGTGCTGCTGTACTCCACGGGCGACTCGGGCCGCCTGGGCGAGACCGCGCGCGACCGCCTCAAGGCCATGGCCGAGACCAATGACGGCTTCGAGATCGCGCGGCGCGACCTCGACATCCGCGGGCCGGGCGAATTTTTGGGCGCGCGCCAGTCGGGCGACGCGCTGCTGCGCTTTGCCGACCTGGCCACCGATACGCTGCTGCTCGACTGGGCGCGCGAGGTCGCGCCCGTGATGCTCGACCGCCACCCGCAGCTGGCCGAGCGGCATGTCCAGCGCTGGCTCGGTGGAAAATCGGACTACCTGAAGGCGTGA